Proteins co-encoded in one Granulicella cerasi genomic window:
- a CDS encoding TonB-dependent receptor: MSKRLTRYSTLFAAAAIVSASALGQALSGLSGTVTDPSKSVLPGAKITLKNNATGVVRMTKANGSGFYNFPSVEPGVYTLRVEDEGFQAYVLSNITLKAASSSGADVAMTLGSASESVSVNAASVMLDTTDASLGDNFNEKQIKELPINGRDYARLSLLTPGAVARSRYISDISFDGLHTVHNQFSIDGIDASRVDQPYMANGYERGARLLTGSLETIQEFRAQTSGYAAEYGRAAGSLVNIVTKTGTNKVHGEVYDFFRNEALDSRNYFAPKSSFPEKPVFRFNDFGGNISGPLVKDKTFYFFNYEGSRQTIGVIGSGSVLSDSARATALTNHPELAPILADMPIGNNGAISADLTASRYVSNTQVKENTGSVRIDHHFSQKDSIFGRFNLNDTSTFGPLAGVTTTALGINDHQNVPLRTTNFALGEQHMFNSHIINDALFGIQRWAATIESRENIPTVNISGVDAAVGSRGYSMGNNNSFQWGDSVTWVHGKHTIKFGGTIYRIQLNNKSVTNATISYANIQAFKDNTLQTATQSASQPGLGTRATQYGGYVQDSWQIIPTLTINYGIRYDFASNPHDKFFATRSFDPRTGDLMPAGHDYFQENYSNWSPRLGAAWAVTPRTVVKAAGGVFYQAYPVGFGQYYAPLNTLPGNYSLNQVNAPGLSYPIDSYIALGALTPTGYGFPSHKPDIFSEQWNLSVAQDFGHGTAVQASYVGNKGWNLWRQYNINLYVQNQTYRPNTKFGNVFLEGNNGSSLYNGMNLQLKQQMGKGLSFTGNYTWGHVIDDVQDQGLYSSDPQDVNNLKAERGNGSGDVRNNFSYSFLYSIPMGEGHSFLGNSNEIVKRLASGWNLNSLGILRSGVTSNVTMSGINSYGNLNYTNQRPNVVAGTSKYVAKGFTGTYINYLNRAAWTTPAAGTFGNSSRNTIYGPRFNQVDASLTKDTKITTTSTLQFRAEMFNILNHPNFGFPNVAWTPTSSTFGTISSTFGNTLGFGTARQVQFGLKYMF; encoded by the coding sequence TTGTCCAAGAGACTTACTCGTTATTCCACTCTGTTTGCCGCTGCCGCGATCGTTTCGGCGTCTGCGCTCGGTCAGGCCCTGAGTGGCTTGTCCGGTACCGTTACTGATCCTTCCAAGAGCGTGCTGCCCGGCGCGAAGATCACCCTCAAGAACAACGCCACGGGCGTTGTGCGTATGACGAAGGCAAATGGCTCGGGTTTCTATAACTTCCCGTCGGTTGAGCCTGGCGTCTACACGCTTCGCGTAGAGGATGAAGGCTTCCAGGCTTACGTGCTCTCCAACATCACGCTGAAGGCGGCTTCGTCCTCGGGTGCTGATGTCGCGATGACCCTTGGCTCAGCCTCAGAAAGCGTCAGCGTGAACGCCGCTTCCGTGATGCTCGACACGACGGACGCTTCGCTTGGCGACAACTTCAACGAGAAGCAGATCAAGGAACTGCCGATCAACGGCCGTGACTACGCTCGTCTCTCGCTGCTGACCCCGGGCGCTGTGGCTCGTTCGCGCTATATCTCGGATATCAGCTTCGACGGTCTGCACACGGTGCACAACCAGTTCTCCATTGACGGTATCGATGCTTCGCGTGTCGATCAGCCGTACATGGCGAACGGCTACGAGCGTGGTGCGCGTCTGCTCACCGGTTCGCTCGAGACGATTCAGGAGTTCCGCGCACAGACCTCGGGCTACGCGGCTGAATACGGTCGCGCCGCTGGTTCGCTCGTGAACATCGTCACCAAGACCGGCACGAACAAGGTGCACGGCGAAGTGTATGACTTCTTCCGCAACGAAGCTCTGGATTCGCGTAACTACTTCGCGCCCAAGTCGTCGTTCCCTGAAAAGCCTGTCTTCCGTTTCAACGACTTCGGTGGCAACATCTCCGGTCCGCTCGTAAAGGACAAGACCTTCTACTTCTTCAACTATGAAGGTTCGCGTCAGACCATCGGTGTGATCGGCAGCGGTTCGGTGCTGAGCGACTCGGCCCGCGCTACTGCGCTTACTAACCATCCTGAGCTGGCTCCGATTCTCGCTGACATGCCGATCGGTAACAATGGCGCAATCTCGGCTGACCTTACAGCCTCCAGGTATGTCTCGAACACGCAGGTGAAAGAGAATACCGGCAGCGTTCGAATCGATCACCACTTCAGCCAGAAGGACTCGATCTTCGGCCGCTTCAACCTGAACGACACGAGCACCTTTGGCCCGCTCGCTGGTGTGACGACGACCGCTCTCGGTATCAACGATCACCAGAACGTTCCACTGCGTACGACGAACTTCGCGCTTGGTGAGCAGCACATGTTCAACTCGCACATCATCAACGATGCTTTGTTCGGCATCCAGCGTTGGGCGGCAACGATTGAATCGCGTGAAAATATCCCGACTGTCAACATCTCGGGTGTAGACGCTGCGGTTGGCTCGCGCGGCTACTCGATGGGCAACAACAACAGCTTCCAGTGGGGCGACTCGGTCACCTGGGTACACGGCAAGCACACCATCAAGTTCGGTGGCACCATTTACCGCATCCAGTTGAACAACAAGAGCGTTACCAACGCCACCATCTCCTATGCGAACATACAAGCATTCAAGGACAACACACTTCAGACTGCAACGCAGTCCGCCAGCCAGCCCGGTCTCGGCACGCGCGCTACTCAGTACGGTGGCTACGTGCAGGATAGCTGGCAGATCATTCCGACACTCACCATCAACTACGGCATCCGTTACGACTTTGCATCGAACCCGCACGATAAGTTCTTTGCAACGCGCTCGTTCGATCCTCGTACGGGTGATCTGATGCCGGCAGGTCATGACTACTTCCAGGAGAACTACTCAAACTGGTCGCCGCGTCTTGGTGCAGCATGGGCAGTCACGCCGCGCACGGTCGTGAAGGCTGCTGGCGGTGTGTTCTACCAGGCCTATCCGGTTGGCTTTGGTCAATACTACGCACCTCTGAACACGCTGCCAGGCAACTACTCGCTCAACCAGGTGAATGCACCGGGTCTGTCGTATCCGATCGATTCGTACATCGCACTTGGCGCGTTGACTCCGACGGGCTACGGTTTCCCCTCGCATAAGCCGGACATCTTCTCCGAACAGTGGAACCTTAGTGTGGCGCAGGACTTCGGTCATGGAACCGCTGTGCAGGCATCGTATGTTGGCAACAAGGGCTGGAACCTGTGGCGCCAGTACAACATCAACCTCTATGTTCAGAACCAGACTTATCGTCCGAACACTAAGTTCGGTAACGTCTTCCTCGAAGGCAACAACGGTTCGAGCCTCTACAACGGCATGAACCTGCAGTTGAAGCAGCAGATGGGTAAGGGACTGAGCTTCACGGGTAACTACACGTGGGGTCACGTGATCGATGACGTTCAGGATCAGGGCCTGTACTCGTCGGATCCTCAGGATGTGAACAACCTGAAGGCTGAGCGCGGTAACGGCTCGGGCGACGTTCGCAACAACTTCAGCTATAGCTTCCTGTACTCGATTCCTATGGGTGAGGGGCATAGTTTCCTCGGCAACTCCAACGAGATCGTGAAGCGTTTGGCTTCGGGGTGGAACCTGAACTCGCTGGGTATCCTGCGCAGCGGCGTTACCTCAAACGTGACCATGTCGGGCATCAACAGCTACGGCAACCTGAACTACACGAACCAACGTCCGAACGTCGTTGCTGGAACCTCTAAGTACGTGGCGAAGGGCTTCACGGGTACTTACATCAACTACCTGAACCGTGCAGCCTGGACGACGCCTGCGGCTGGAACCTTCGGCAACTCGAGCCGCAACACGATCTATGGTCCTCGCTTCAACCAGGTTGACGCCTCGCTGACGAAGGACACGAAGATCACGACAACGTCCACGCTGCAGTTCCGTGCGGAAATGTTCAACATCCTCAACCACCCGAACTTCGGCTTCCCGAACGTTGCCTGGACTCCCACGTCCTCCACCTTCGGTACGATCTCGAGCACGTTCGGCAACACGCTGGGCTTCGGCACAGCACGTCAGGTGCAGTTCGGCCTGAAGTACATGTTCTAA
- a CDS encoding S9 family peptidase, which translates to MRLTTCAVAAAALLSLPHLSATAAAQKNAAPVFAPAASLIPIDTPAVPLELERAAAPYTDHREARFQSWNPTKRSLLIRTRFGDVPGIHEVSSPLGDRHQLTFLSEPASAAKWQRKLGHYFVYMSDTSGAEQYQLYREDANTGRISRITDGTSRNMYAALSPDGHSMAWASTHRNGTDLDLWVADPEKPASAHMLAEWKGGGLQPQDWSGDGKMVVVLNYISVNDSALSLVDASTGAVTDLTQKLAAGEKVSWAKATFSRDGKSIYATSDWHSEFHRLWRIPLDGGKPVCITPKADHDIDTYAFNANGTTLAYSLNDEGISRLHLVSGATGKELATPKIPTGVVEDLEFHPITGELAMSFSTPSLPYDVYTLKPGATQLTRWTESETGGLNMGDEKPAELIHWTAKDNVRLSGFLFRPPAQYTGKRPVIIDIHGGPEGQARPDYLDDYHEYHYFLRENGIAVIYPNVRGSMGYGKTFSMLDNGVKREDSVTDIGALLDWIKTQPDLDASKVLIAGMSYGGYMTLSVATQYNDRITASIDTVGLSNIITFLERTAEYRRQLRRNEYGDERDPATRAALEKIAPANLAGNLTKPMFILAGKMDPRVPYAESEQMAAAARKNHAPVWFLGMKDEGHVFQKKTNIDYGFYLKILFVKRFLLDAPSH; encoded by the coding sequence ATGCGCTTGACTACGTGCGCCGTAGCCGCGGCCGCTTTGCTTTCACTCCCCCATCTGTCGGCTACCGCAGCAGCGCAGAAGAACGCGGCCCCCGTCTTCGCACCGGCCGCGAGCCTTATCCCCATTGACACGCCTGCTGTGCCGCTCGAACTCGAACGCGCGGCTGCTCCTTATACGGATCATCGCGAAGCGCGCTTTCAGTCATGGAACCCGACGAAGCGCAGCTTGCTTATCCGAACGCGCTTTGGCGATGTCCCGGGCATCCACGAAGTCTCCTCGCCGCTGGGCGATCGCCATCAGCTTACGTTTCTGAGCGAGCCTGCGAGCGCGGCGAAGTGGCAGCGCAAGCTCGGCCACTATTTCGTCTACATGAGCGATACCTCGGGCGCAGAGCAGTATCAGCTCTACCGCGAAGACGCGAACACCGGCAGGATTTCACGCATCACGGATGGCACTTCGCGCAACATGTACGCCGCGCTCTCGCCGGACGGCCACTCGATGGCGTGGGCCTCTACGCATCGCAACGGCACTGATCTCGATCTCTGGGTGGCTGATCCTGAGAAGCCCGCAAGCGCGCACATGCTTGCGGAGTGGAAGGGCGGCGGACTGCAGCCGCAGGATTGGTCGGGCGACGGCAAGATGGTTGTCGTACTCAATTACATCTCCGTCAACGACTCGGCTCTTTCGCTTGTCGACGCTTCGACCGGCGCGGTGACCGATCTCACGCAGAAGCTCGCGGCAGGCGAGAAAGTTTCCTGGGCAAAGGCCACCTTCTCGCGCGATGGCAAATCGATCTATGCAACCTCGGACTGGCACTCGGAGTTTCATCGCCTGTGGCGCATTCCGCTTGATGGCGGCAAGCCCGTCTGCATCACGCCGAAGGCTGACCATGACATCGACACCTACGCCTTCAACGCAAATGGAACGACGCTCGCCTACAGTCTGAACGACGAAGGCATCAGCCGCCTGCATCTCGTGTCCGGCGCTACGGGCAAGGAGCTCGCGACGCCGAAGATCCCGACCGGCGTTGTCGAAGACCTTGAGTTCCACCCGATCACAGGTGAACTCGCGATGTCCTTCTCTACGCCGTCGCTGCCGTATGACGTCTACACGCTGAAGCCCGGCGCTACACAACTGACGCGTTGGACCGAGAGCGAAACCGGCGGCCTGAACATGGGTGATGAGAAGCCTGCCGAGCTCATCCACTGGACCGCGAAGGACAACGTCCGCCTCTCCGGCTTCCTCTTCCGCCCGCCCGCGCAGTACACCGGCAAGCGCCCCGTCATCATCGACATTCACGGCGGCCCCGAAGGCCAGGCACGTCCTGACTATCTCGACGACTATCACGAGTACCACTACTTCCTGCGCGAGAACGGCATCGCCGTCATCTATCCGAACGTGCGTGGATCGATGGGTTACGGCAAGACCTTCTCGATGCTCGACAACGGCGTAAAGCGTGAAGACTCCGTCACCGACATCGGCGCGTTGCTCGACTGGATCAAGACGCAACCGGACCTCGACGCATCGAAGGTGCTGATCGCGGGCATGAGCTATGGCGGCTACATGACGCTCTCGGTTGCCACGCAGTACAACGACCGCATCACCGCATCGATCGACACCGTCGGCCTTTCGAACATCATCACCTTCCTCGAGCGCACCGCTGAGTATCGCCGCCAGCTTCGTCGCAACGAGTATGGCGATGAGCGCGACCCTGCAACGCGTGCAGCGCTTGAAAAGATCGCTCCTGCAAACCTCGCGGGCAATCTGACGAAGCCCATGTTCATCCTCGCCGGCAAGATGGACCCGCGTGTACCTTACGCGGAGTCTGAACAGATGGCTGCCGCCGCGCGCAAGAACCATGCGCCGGTCTGGTTCCTCGGCATGAAGGATGAAGGCCACGTCTTCCAGAAGAAAACCAACATCGACTACGGCTTCTACCTGAAGATTCTCTTCGTGAAGCGCTTCCTGCTCGACGCTCCGTCGCACTAA
- a CDS encoding anti-sigma factor family protein, whose translation MHNPHDPFRELCTLAAGGLLTPEETRTLHEHLAHCESCRAFYDEMCALHRLLQLSVPESFE comes from the coding sequence ATGCACAACCCGCACGATCCCTTTCGCGAGCTCTGCACCTTAGCAGCCGGGGGTCTTCTCACTCCCGAGGAAACGCGCACGCTCCACGAGCATCTCGCTCACTGCGAGTCATGCCGTGCCTTCTACGACGAGATGTGCGCGCTGCATCGCCTGTTGCAGCTCTCCGTGCCGGAGTCATTCGAGTAG
- a CDS encoding amidohydrolase family protein, whose translation MSNFFPLRKFRFLLPVAIGGALLGSTLAHAQDKGDIARPLSLKPTRTVHFTTDEGTWISLDLSPDGKTIVFELLGDLYTLPAAGGQAKAITTGMAFDAQPRYSPDGKHIVFVSDRDGADNVWIADADGTHARVITKERHNGWVSPEWTPDGRYILVSKTSDVFGGRELWMLDALGGSGVQITKASTAPKTPSGEQSNVSGAVESPDGRYIYYSRRKGLLGYNATFPMWQIVRRDTTNGIEDVVTNEYGSAIRPRISPDGKWLVYGTRWNAKSGLRARELSTGAEHWLAYPIDRDEQEGLGTRDQLPGYAFTPDSSAVLVSYGGHLHHVDVLTGKETAIPFTAEVNQQLGPLSHSEHRVETGPVVARIASDARLSPDGKQVAFSALGSIFVADVNTGKPHRLTQSQDAEFEPAWSADGRTLAYVTWDAESGGALWTIPSDGSAAPHKLTQIPGFFEQPVWSLDGKNIYAIRSSMEARERRRVEYQFAAAAPVPGSDFVRIPVDGSAYETLAPARGMSRPQFINGSDRVFYNGPQGLVSSRLDGTDVQELVAVKTRDIQGQKEMGTSHVVVISPDGTRAVALVNHQAWLLDLPRVGGSAFELDPGKPSLTAKRLNVEGVDDLGWSPDGSQIYWTTGATLFRLPLATVLQAELADAEKTTAAPKDAKDPNGKKAAEDAAKKPAGLDAAHVRLVVEEPRAVPTGSILLSGAKIITMKGDQVLPTGDVLVTGDRIIAVGPKGSLKVPTDAKVMDVTGKTIIPGLIDIHAHWTQMRRSVLEMEAWPLEANLAYGVTAGRDPQTFTVDIFAYQDLADTGRVVGPRAFSTGPGIFLENNFQSLKDAEDTVRRYTDYYRTHLLKSYMVGNRGQRQWMVEASKELGAMPTTEGGIDTRLDLTQIIDGFSGNEHNYPQMPIYKDIVQLQAQAGTTYTPTLVVSYGGPNGTQYFVEHTNVHDDPKVQRFIDPYVLAHDTERSQWTLDSEYIFPQQAGDAAKILRAGGNVGLGGHGMMQGLQCHWELWSFVMGGMSPLEALSIGTIQSAKAIGLDKDLGSLEQGKLADLVVLDRDPLADIHNSDSVHYVMRGGFLYKGENLDEVWPAEHKQPLRWWEKEGVLPPTR comes from the coding sequence ATGAGCAACTTCTTCCCTCTTCGGAAGTTTCGATTCCTCCTTCCCGTAGCCATCGGCGGCGCACTGCTGGGCAGCACGCTCGCCCATGCGCAAGACAAAGGGGACATCGCACGTCCGCTCTCGTTGAAGCCAACGCGCACCGTGCATTTCACCACCGATGAAGGCACCTGGATCTCGCTCGACCTTTCGCCCGACGGCAAGACGATCGTCTTTGAACTCCTCGGGGATCTCTACACGCTGCCCGCCGCTGGTGGACAGGCGAAGGCCATCACCACCGGTATGGCCTTCGACGCACAGCCGCGATACTCGCCGGACGGCAAGCACATCGTCTTCGTCAGCGATCGTGATGGCGCCGACAACGTGTGGATCGCAGACGCAGACGGCACGCACGCGCGCGTGATCACCAAGGAGCGCCACAACGGTTGGGTCTCGCCCGAGTGGACGCCCGATGGCCGTTACATCCTCGTCTCGAAGACCTCCGACGTCTTCGGCGGACGCGAACTCTGGATGCTCGATGCACTCGGCGGAAGCGGCGTACAAATCACCAAGGCCAGCACAGCGCCAAAGACTCCCTCCGGCGAACAGAGCAATGTCTCCGGCGCTGTTGAATCCCCCGATGGCCGCTACATCTACTACAGCCGCCGCAAGGGCCTGCTCGGCTACAACGCCACCTTCCCCATGTGGCAGATCGTGCGCCGCGATACAACGAACGGCATCGAAGACGTCGTCACGAACGAGTATGGCAGCGCGATTCGTCCGCGCATTTCGCCAGACGGCAAGTGGCTCGTCTATGGCACACGCTGGAACGCGAAGTCCGGCCTGCGCGCACGCGAGCTCAGCACCGGGGCCGAGCATTGGCTCGCCTATCCCATCGACCGCGATGAGCAGGAAGGCCTCGGCACACGCGATCAACTTCCCGGCTATGCCTTCACGCCAGACTCGAGCGCCGTCCTCGTCTCCTATGGCGGACATCTTCACCACGTCGATGTGTTGACCGGCAAGGAGACGGCGATCCCCTTCACCGCTGAAGTCAATCAGCAACTCGGCCCGCTGTCGCACTCGGAGCATCGCGTCGAAACCGGCCCCGTCGTCGCGCGCATCGCGTCGGACGCTCGGCTCTCCCCCGATGGCAAGCAGGTCGCCTTCTCTGCACTCGGCAGCATCTTCGTCGCTGACGTCAACACCGGCAAGCCACATCGCCTGACGCAATCGCAGGACGCCGAGTTCGAGCCTGCATGGTCCGCTGATGGCCGCACCCTCGCCTACGTCACCTGGGATGCAGAAAGCGGCGGCGCACTCTGGACGATTCCTTCCGATGGCTCCGCAGCTCCGCACAAGCTGACACAGATCCCCGGCTTCTTCGAGCAGCCCGTATGGTCGCTCGATGGCAAGAACATTTACGCCATTCGTTCATCGATGGAAGCCCGCGAGAGGCGTCGCGTGGAGTATCAGTTCGCTGCGGCCGCTCCTGTACCGGGCTCGGACTTCGTGCGCATCCCTGTCGATGGCAGCGCGTATGAGACGCTTGCACCGGCACGCGGCATGTCGCGTCCGCAGTTCATCAACGGCTCTGATCGCGTCTTCTATAACGGTCCGCAGGGTCTCGTCTCGTCGCGCCTCGACGGCACCGATGTGCAGGAACTCGTGGCGGTGAAGACGCGCGACATCCAGGGCCAGAAGGAAATGGGCACCTCGCACGTAGTGGTCATCAGTCCCGACGGCACACGCGCTGTCGCACTGGTAAACCACCAGGCGTGGTTGCTGGATCTGCCGCGCGTTGGTGGCTCTGCCTTCGAACTCGACCCCGGCAAGCCTAGCCTCACCGCAAAGCGCCTGAACGTAGAAGGCGTGGACGACCTCGGCTGGTCTCCCGATGGTTCGCAGATCTACTGGACGACCGGCGCCACGCTCTTCCGCTTGCCGCTCGCCACGGTGCTGCAGGCTGAACTCGCCGATGCCGAAAAGACCACCGCCGCCCCCAAGGACGCGAAAGACCCCAACGGCAAGAAGGCCGCGGAAGACGCAGCGAAGAAGCCGGCAGGTCTTGATGCAGCGCACGTAAGGCTCGTCGTCGAAGAGCCGCGCGCCGTGCCCACCGGCAGCATCCTTCTCAGCGGCGCGAAGATCATCACCATGAAGGGTGATCAAGTGTTGCCGACAGGAGACGTACTCGTGACCGGCGACCGCATCATCGCCGTTGGCCCCAAGGGATCGCTCAAGGTACCGACCGATGCGAAGGTCATGGACGTCACCGGCAAGACGATCATCCCCGGCCTCATCGACATCCACGCACACTGGACGCAGATGCGTCGCAGCGTGCTCGAGATGGAAGCATGGCCACTTGAAGCCAACCTAGCCTATGGCGTCACCGCTGGCCGCGATCCGCAGACCTTCACCGTGGACATCTTCGCGTATCAGGACCTCGCAGACACAGGCCGCGTCGTTGGCCCACGTGCCTTCTCCACAGGTCCCGGCATCTTCCTCGAAAACAACTTCCAGTCGCTGAAGGACGCGGAAGACACGGTGCGTCGTTACACCGATTACTACCGCACGCACTTGCTGAAGAGCTACATGGTTGGCAATCGCGGGCAGCGTCAGTGGATGGTGGAGGCTTCGAAAGAACTCGGCGCCATGCCCACCACCGAAGGCGGCATCGATACGCGCCTCGACCTCACGCAGATCATTGACGGCTTCAGCGGCAATGAACATAACTATCCGCAGATGCCGATCTACAAGGACATCGTGCAGCTACAGGCTCAGGCCGGCACCACATATACGCCAACGCTCGTCGTCTCTTACGGTGGGCCGAACGGCACACAATACTTCGTCGAACACACCAACGTGCATGACGATCCGAAGGTGCAGCGCTTCATTGACCCGTACGTGCTCGCGCACGATACAGAACGCTCGCAGTGGACGCTCGACTCCGAGTACATCTTCCCGCAGCAGGCGGGTGATGCAGCGAAGATTCTGCGCGCCGGTGGCAACGTTGGCCTTGGTGGCCACGGCATGATGCAGGGCCTGCAATGCCATTGGGAGCTGTGGTCCTTCGTGATGGGCGGCATGTCTCCGCTCGAAGCGCTGAGCATCGGCACGATCCAGAGCGCGAAGGCGATCGGACTGGACAAGGACCTTGGCTCGCTCGAGCAAGGCAAGCTCGCGGATCTTGTCGTCCTCGATCGCGATCCGCTTGCTGACATCCACAACTCTGACAGCGTGCACTACGTCATGCGCGGCGGCTTCCTCTACAAGGGCGAGAACCTCGATGAGGTGTGGCCCGCCGAGCATAAGCAGCCGCTTCGCTGGTGGGAGAAGGAAGGCGTTCTTCCTCCGACTCGTTAA
- a CDS encoding glycoside hydrolase family 3 N-terminal domain-containing protein, with protein MKWNWRGVVATSAVCVSLSLAAQQVKPANAQLASPEIERRVNALLKQMTLEEKIGQLVQYNDMGQNVLPSADNKQVADNPDAKLGIDPLKLAGNGGIGSMLNIVGAQKTHIYQQAAMEKSRLHIPLLFGADVIHGYRTIYPVPLGLASTWDTALVRDLSAMSAAEATTGGIRWFYSPMVDVARDARWGRIVEGAGEDPYLGSAMARAYIDGYQGTNLGDTSHVAASVKHFAAYGAAEGGREYNTTDMSLSRMHQVYLPPYRAAVQEGAATMMSAFNSLNGVPSTANPYIMTDLLRKTWGFDGFVVSDYSAVMELTHHGVALTAADATKKALEAGVEVDMMSHYYDAELPTLVKSGKVPMSVVDEAVRRVLRVKFALGLFEHPYASGTEVTRALDEHRPLVRKAAEESFVLLKNDHDVLPLAANAKKIALIGPLANDGMQMIGSWGGANHKGDTITLKDAMEARASKSGATLTYAKGVEIKSTDESGFAAALDAARGADVVVMALGEDAMMSGEAGARAHLDLPGAQQQLMEQIAALGKPTVLVLFSGRPLVLTWAAKHVDAILQAWFPGTEAGNALANVLYGDASPSGRLTVSFPYTVGQEPLYYAQFPTGRPTGDADLSVPPGPNSRFLSRYIDAPNDALYPFGYGLSYTTFSFSDVKLSSDKLMLKDVQHAGHITATATVTNTGKRAGSEVVQCYVRNRGASMEQPMRELKGFRRVELAAGESKTVSFDLGFDELSFWNNEGKQVIEPTEYTVFVGGDSRADHQAMFHIVQ; from the coding sequence ATGAAGTGGAATTGGCGTGGAGTCGTGGCCACCTCGGCGGTGTGTGTTTCGTTGTCTCTGGCCGCGCAGCAGGTGAAGCCTGCGAACGCGCAGTTGGCGTCGCCGGAGATTGAGCGTCGCGTGAACGCGTTGCTGAAGCAGATGACGCTGGAAGAGAAGATCGGCCAGCTCGTGCAGTACAACGATATGGGGCAGAACGTGCTGCCTTCGGCGGACAACAAGCAGGTGGCCGATAACCCGGATGCGAAGCTGGGGATCGATCCTCTGAAGCTCGCGGGCAACGGCGGCATCGGTTCGATGCTGAATATCGTTGGCGCGCAGAAGACGCACATCTATCAGCAGGCGGCGATGGAGAAGTCGCGTCTGCATATTCCGCTGCTCTTCGGCGCGGATGTGATCCATGGCTACCGCACGATTTATCCGGTGCCGCTGGGTCTGGCCTCCACTTGGGACACAGCACTGGTGCGCGATCTTTCTGCGATGTCTGCAGCGGAGGCGACGACCGGTGGCATTCGCTGGTTCTACTCGCCGATGGTGGACGTGGCGCGCGATGCGCGCTGGGGCCGCATCGTCGAAGGCGCGGGCGAAGACCCGTATCTTGGCTCGGCGATGGCGCGTGCTTACATTGACGGCTATCAGGGCACGAACCTTGGTGACACCTCGCATGTCGCTGCGAGCGTGAAGCACTTCGCGGCGTATGGAGCGGCCGAAGGTGGACGTGAGTACAACACGACGGACATGTCGTTGAGCCGTATGCACCAGGTGTATCTGCCGCCGTATCGTGCGGCGGTGCAGGAGGGAGCGGCGACGATGATGTCGGCGTTCAACAGCTTGAACGGTGTGCCTTCGACGGCGAATCCGTACATCATGACGGACCTGCTGAGGAAGACATGGGGCTTCGATGGCTTCGTGGTCAGCGACTACAGCGCGGTGATGGAGTTGACGCATCATGGCGTTGCGCTGACCGCAGCGGATGCAACGAAGAAGGCGCTTGAAGCGGGCGTGGAAGTGGACATGATGTCGCACTACTATGACGCGGAGTTGCCGACGTTGGTGAAGAGCGGCAAGGTGCCGATGAGCGTGGTCGATGAGGCCGTGCGCCGTGTGTTGCGTGTGAAGTTTGCGCTCGGTTTGTTCGAGCATCCGTATGCGAGCGGCACGGAGGTGACGCGTGCGCTGGACGAGCATCGTCCGCTGGTGCGTAAGGCTGCGGAAGAGTCGTTTGTACTGCTGAAGAACGATCATGATGTGCTGCCGTTGGCGGCGAACGCGAAGAAGATTGCGCTGATCGGGCCGTTGGCGAATGACGGTATGCAGATGATCGGCTCGTGGGGTGGCGCGAACCACAAGGGCGACACGATCACGCTGAAGGACGCGATGGAGGCGCGTGCGTCGAAGAGCGGCGCGACGCTGACGTATGCGAAGGGCGTAGAGATCAAGTCAACGGACGAGTCGGGCTTTGCGGCGGCGCTGGATGCAGCGCGTGGTGCGGATGTTGTTGTGATGGCGCTGGGAGAAGACGCAATGATGAGCGGCGAGGCGGGAGCCCGCGCGCATCTCGACCTGCCGGGCGCGCAGCAGCAGTTGATGGAGCAGATTGCCGCGCTGGGAAAGCCGACGGTTCTGGTGTTGTTCTCGGGCCGTCCGCTGGTGCTGACGTGGGCGGCGAAGCATGTGGACGCGATTCTCCAAGCATGGTTTCCGGGAACGGAGGCGGGCAATGCGCTTGCGAACGTACTGTATGGCGATGCGTCGCCGAGCGGTCGTCTGACGGTGAGCTTCCCGTACACGGTGGGCCAGGAACCGTTGTATTACGCACAGTTCCCGACGGGGCGACCGACGGGGGATGCTGATCTGAGCGTTCCTCCGGGGCCGAACTCGCGCTTCCTTTCGCGCTACATCGATGCTCCGAATGACGCGCTGTATCCGTTTGGCTACGGGCTTTCGTACACGACATTCTCGTTCTCGGATGTGAAGCTCTCAAGCGACAAGCTGATGCTGAAGGATGTGCAGCACGCGGGACACATCACGGCGACGGCCACGGTGACGAACACCGGCAAGCGTGCGGGGAGTGAAGTCGTGCAGTGCTATGTGCGCAATCGTGGTGCGAGCATGGAGCAGCCGATGCGCGAACTGAAGGGCTTCCGTCGCGTAGAGCTTGCGGCCGGTGAGTCAAAGACGGTGAGCTTCGACCTCGGCTTCGATGAGCTGTCGTTCTGGAACAACGAGGGCAAGCAGGTGATTGAGCCGACCGAGTACACGGTGTTCGTCGGTGGCGATTCGCGCGCGGATCATCAGGCAATGTTTCACATCGTGCAGTAG